One part of the Salinivirga cyanobacteriivorans genome encodes these proteins:
- a CDS encoding peptidase domain-containing ABC transporter — MIFYTQPDAMDCGPTCLRMVAAYYGKHYSLPSLRAKSHITREGVSLLGISDAAEAIGFRTMGVKVSFDKLKKENPLPCIAHWRENHFVVVYKISGGKVFVADPGSGKITYTEEEFKQHWAKTIVNGELNGICLLLEPTPTFYETEDEKSNRTKFSFLLKYLRPHRKFLYQVVLAMLVGSLLQLILPFLTQSVVDVGIANQDIDFIYLVLIAQMVLFVSQMSVNFIRSWILLHVSTRINISLISDFLIKLMKLPIGFFDTKMIGDIMQRIGDHRRIEEFLTSQTLSTLFSFINILIFGAVLAYYDWTIFWVFVVGTILYIGWILIFMKRRRELDYKRFQQASDNQSNLYQLITGMQEIKLNNCEKQKRWDWERIQAKLFKVSIKGLALSQYQQVGSIFFSEGKNILITVIAASAVIKGDMTLGMMLAVQYILGQLNNPVSQLIGFVQSLQDAKISLERLGEIHEKDDEEQPDEPKITMLPEKRDIVIENLMFQYEGPHSPKVLEDINLNVFEKKVTAIVGASGSGKTTLIKLMLGFYEPIDGNIKLGESQLNNISSRLWREKCGVVMQDGYIFSDTIANNIAVSDESVDKEKLSHAVKVANIKEFIERLPLGYNTKIGQEGMGISQGQRQRMLIARAVYKNPEFIFFDEATNALDANNEKVIMENLDEFFQGRTVVVVAHRLSTVKNADQIMVLDKGKMVELGTHKELVKKKGYYYELVKNQLELGN, encoded by the coding sequence ATGATATTCTACACCCAACCCGATGCAATGGATTGTGGCCCGACTTGCTTGCGTATGGTGGCGGCATATTACGGCAAACACTATAGTTTGCCTTCTCTTAGAGCAAAGAGCCATATTACACGAGAAGGTGTAAGTTTACTTGGAATTAGCGACGCGGCTGAAGCCATTGGGTTTCGTACAATGGGTGTAAAGGTTTCATTCGATAAGTTAAAAAAAGAAAATCCACTACCTTGCATTGCTCATTGGCGTGAAAACCATTTCGTGGTAGTTTATAAAATTTCTGGTGGAAAAGTATTTGTTGCTGATCCGGGAAGTGGAAAAATTACATACACAGAAGAGGAATTTAAGCAACACTGGGCAAAAACAATAGTGAATGGTGAACTTAATGGTATTTGTTTATTATTAGAACCCACTCCCACTTTTTATGAGACTGAGGATGAGAAATCGAATCGGACAAAATTTAGTTTCCTTTTAAAATACCTACGGCCACACCGTAAATTTCTCTATCAGGTAGTACTAGCAATGTTAGTGGGTAGTTTACTGCAACTGATTTTACCATTCCTTACCCAAAGTGTGGTTGATGTGGGTATTGCTAATCAGGATATCGACTTTATTTATTTAGTACTTATTGCTCAAATGGTACTATTCGTTAGCCAAATGTCAGTTAATTTTATCCGTTCATGGATACTACTGCATGTAAGCACGCGAATAAATATATCCCTTATCTCTGACTTTCTTATAAAATTGATGAAACTCCCTATTGGTTTTTTTGATACCAAAATGATTGGGGATATCATGCAGCGTATTGGTGATCATCGCAGAATTGAAGAGTTTCTAACATCTCAAACATTAAGTACATTATTTTCATTTATAAACATTCTCATTTTTGGAGCAGTACTTGCCTATTATGATTGGACAATTTTCTGGGTATTTGTTGTAGGTACAATTTTGTATATAGGGTGGATTTTGATTTTTATGAAGCGGAGACGTGAGCTAGATTACAAACGCTTCCAACAGGCTTCAGATAACCAAAGCAATTTATATCAGCTGATTACCGGAATGCAGGAAATCAAACTTAACAATTGCGAGAAACAGAAACGTTGGGACTGGGAGCGCATTCAGGCTAAGTTATTCAAGGTAAGCATCAAAGGACTAGCATTGAGTCAATATCAGCAGGTGGGTAGCATATTTTTTAGCGAAGGTAAAAACATTTTGATTACAGTAATTGCAGCCTCCGCTGTTATTAAAGGAGATATGACATTGGGAATGATGTTAGCTGTCCAATACATTCTAGGGCAATTAAACAATCCTGTTAGTCAGCTTATTGGTTTTGTTCAAAGCTTACAGGATGCTAAAATTAGTTTGGAGCGTCTGGGGGAAATTCATGAAAAAGATGATGAAGAACAGCCGGATGAACCAAAAATTACAATGCTTCCTGAAAAACGGGATATTGTAATTGAAAATTTAATGTTTCAGTATGAAGGCCCGCATTCTCCAAAGGTGTTGGAAGATATTAACTTAAATGTATTTGAGAAGAAAGTAACAGCGATTGTTGGCGCTAGTGGAAGTGGAAAAACTACTTTAATTAAACTGATGCTTGGATTTTATGAGCCAATTGATGGAAATATTAAACTAGGAGAATCGCAGCTCAACAATATTAGCAGCCGTTTATGGCGGGAAAAATGTGGTGTAGTAATGCAGGATGGCTATATTTTTTCAGATACCATTGCCAATAATATTGCTGTTAGCGATGAGTCTGTGGATAAAGAAAAGCTAAGCCATGCCGTTAAGGTGGCCAACATTAAAGAATTTATTGAGCGTTTACCACTTGGTTATAATACCAAAATTGGACAGGAAGGAATGGGAATTAGCCAGGGGCAACGTCAACGTATGCTTATAGCTCGCGCCGTTTATAAAAACCCAGAATTCATTTTCTTTGATGAAGCCACCAATGCGCTCGATGCCAATAATGAAAAAGTAATCATGGAGAATCTCGATGAGTTTTTTCAGGGCAGAACAGTTGTAGTAGTGGCTCACCGCTTAAGTACTGTTAAAAATGCAGATCAAATTATGGTGTTGGACAAAGGCAAAATGGTTGAGTTGGGAACTCATAAGGAGTTAGTAAAGAAAAAAGGGTATTATTATGAGTTAGTTAAAAATCAGTTGGAATTAGGAAATTGA
- a CDS encoding HlyD family secretion protein, with product MPDSPKLNNNIELRSEEVQEILGHIPPWIVRWGITTFFIILISLFIGSAFFAYPDVVAGEIEILSENPPIEIKSKVSGYVDSLLVADNANVSDNQVIAILQNPASYKNVIEAKIYLNKVAQHLSFHSLKLIPIPERSFALGSMQNQWSSFISSLYNYEQFILEHYYDKKTKHLTQKIEQQELLIKSQAKQIELEKKSLKLSKSQFSKDSMLFSKEVIAEAEFDKSKQTLIAKKQSLENQQSAMTNARLQLTSYYDQLIDYSSQDKNKKDQLLVSIRENIQILKAQIEGWEENYLIKSTKKGKVSFTGIWSAKQPVQTGETVCTIIPEQTGQILGRIKLNTQGAGKVEPGQKVNIKLSDYPYMEYGVLQGKVKDIAKVPVQTTEGYYYWAYVSIEKPLRTTYNKHIDFRQKMPGTAEIVTKDLSVLDRFLQPIMHAIKNK from the coding sequence ATGCCAGATAGTCCGAAATTAAACAACAATATAGAATTACGTTCAGAGGAAGTTCAGGAAATTTTAGGACATATTCCGCCCTGGATAGTGAGATGGGGAATTACTACTTTTTTTATTATTCTCATTTCCCTATTTATAGGAAGTGCCTTTTTCGCCTACCCTGATGTGGTTGCGGGAGAAATAGAGATTTTGTCAGAAAATCCACCAATTGAAATTAAGAGCAAAGTAAGTGGTTATGTAGATAGTTTGTTAGTTGCAGACAATGCAAATGTTTCAGATAATCAGGTAATTGCCATACTTCAGAACCCAGCTTCGTATAAAAATGTAATTGAGGCAAAGATATACCTTAATAAGGTTGCACAGCACTTATCTTTTCATTCATTAAAACTAATTCCAATTCCAGAAAGAAGTTTTGCCCTTGGCTCAATGCAAAATCAGTGGTCATCTTTTATATCCAGTTTATATAATTATGAACAATTCATTTTGGAGCATTATTACGACAAAAAAACTAAACACTTAACACAAAAAATTGAACAGCAAGAACTGCTAATTAAGAGTCAGGCAAAACAAATTGAATTGGAAAAGAAAAGCTTAAAATTGAGCAAATCTCAATTTAGCAAAGATAGTATGCTTTTCTCAAAGGAAGTTATTGCAGAAGCTGAGTTTGACAAATCAAAACAAACGCTCATTGCTAAAAAACAATCCTTAGAGAATCAACAATCAGCAATGACCAATGCCAGATTGCAATTAACTTCATATTATGATCAACTAATTGACTATTCCAGTCAGGATAAAAACAAGAAAGATCAACTTTTAGTAAGCATAAGGGAGAATATTCAAATTTTAAAAGCTCAAATCGAAGGTTGGGAAGAGAATTATTTAATAAAGTCCACAAAAAAAGGAAAAGTTAGTTTTACAGGTATCTGGTCAGCAAAACAACCCGTTCAAACCGGAGAAACCGTTTGTACGATAATACCGGAACAAACAGGACAAATTTTGGGTCGAATAAAACTAAATACCCAAGGTGCAGGTAAAGTTGAACCCGGTCAAAAAGTAAACATAAAACTATCGGATTATCCTTATATGGAATATGGCGTATTGCAGGGAAAAGTAAAAGATATCGCCAAAGTACCTGTGCAAACCACTGAAGGATATTATTACTGGGCTTACGTTAGTATTGAAAAACCTTTAAGAACAACCTATAATAAGCACATCGATTTTAGGCAAAAAATGCCCGGGACAGCTGAGATTGTCACAAAAGATTTATCAGTTTTAGACAGATTTTTACAACCGATTATGCACGCAATTAAAAATAAATAA